In Opitutaceae bacterium TAV5, one genomic interval encodes:
- the ggt gene encoding gamma-glutamyltranspeptidase (periplasmic enzyme; post-translationally processed into two subunits which are required for wild-type enzyme activity; cleaves the gammaglutamyl linkages of compounds such as glutathione and transfer the gammaglutamyl group to other amino acids and peptides), giving the protein MHLSLRPILLLLVLSCHSLSAAAPGAGGPQVAETRRGLVVAAERLAAEEGAAVLRRGGNAVDAAVVTALALAVTYPCAGNIGGGGFMMIRQADGEAVALDFRETAPGASTRTLYLDAAGEVIPDASTIGFRAVAVPGTVAGLARALERFGSGSVSWADAVTPAWRLASEGFTVTPEFAAELRATRELLERNAAARRIFLRDGRLYEAGETFVQPDLAATLARLREEGPREFYTGRTATLIAEDMEKHGGLVTRQDLAGYRPAERAPVRGTYRGYEILAMPPPSSGGVALLQMLTMLEPRDIAALKPASVEKIHLFAEVMRRAYADRAEFAGDPDFNDIPVRALLRRDYLERRMADFDPERATPSSRVGGGPLPPPESTETTHFSVLDADGNAVSCTYTINGLYGSGAVAEGTGILLNNEMDDFTSKPGTPNAYGLIQGEANSIGPGRRPLSSMTPVIVVREGRVRIVTGSPGGSTIINTVLEVVTNLIDHGMTPAEAVAAPRFNHQWMPDAISHEAGLAPPEVLAALRAKGHTLRMRRLYANDVAPAASTQGSAETIVVDPETGLRTGVADGRRPGGAAVAE; this is encoded by the coding sequence ATGCATCTGTCCCTGCGCCCGATCCTGCTGCTTCTGGTCCTGTCCTGCCATTCGCTCTCCGCGGCCGCGCCCGGTGCGGGCGGTCCGCAGGTGGCGGAGACGCGGCGGGGGCTGGTCGTCGCGGCCGAGCGGCTCGCGGCGGAGGAGGGCGCGGCGGTGTTGCGGCGGGGCGGCAATGCGGTGGATGCGGCCGTGGTCACGGCGCTGGCCTTGGCCGTCACCTATCCGTGCGCGGGCAATATCGGCGGCGGCGGTTTCATGATGATCCGGCAGGCCGACGGCGAGGCGGTGGCGCTCGATTTCCGCGAGACCGCGCCGGGCGCATCCACGCGCACGCTTTATCTCGACGCCGCGGGCGAGGTCATCCCGGACGCCTCCACGATCGGCTTCCGGGCGGTGGCGGTGCCGGGCACGGTGGCGGGCCTGGCGCGGGCCCTGGAACGGTTTGGCTCGGGTAGTGTGAGCTGGGCCGACGCCGTGACGCCGGCCTGGCGGCTGGCGAGCGAGGGTTTCACGGTCACGCCGGAGTTTGCCGCGGAGCTGCGCGCGACCCGCGAGTTGCTGGAACGCAACGCCGCCGCCCGCCGGATTTTCCTGCGCGACGGCCGGCTCTACGAGGCCGGCGAGACCTTCGTGCAGCCGGACCTGGCCGCCACCCTCGCGCGCTTGCGGGAGGAGGGGCCGCGCGAGTTCTACACCGGGCGCACGGCGACGCTGATCGCGGAGGACATGGAGAAACACGGCGGCCTCGTCACGCGCCAGGATCTGGCCGGCTACCGGCCGGCGGAGCGGGCGCCGGTGCGCGGCACCTATCGCGGATACGAAATCCTCGCCATGCCGCCACCGAGTTCGGGCGGCGTGGCCCTGCTGCAAATGCTGACGATGCTCGAACCGCGCGACATCGCGGCGCTGAAGCCGGCGAGCGTGGAAAAAATCCATCTGTTCGCCGAGGTGATGCGGCGCGCCTATGCCGACCGGGCGGAGTTTGCCGGCGATCCCGATTTCAACGACATCCCGGTGCGGGCGTTGCTGCGCCGTGACTACCTGGAGCGGCGCATGGCGGACTTCGATCCGGAGCGCGCCACGCCGAGCAGCCGCGTGGGCGGCGGTCCGCTGCCGCCGCCGGAATCCACCGAGACCACGCATTTTTCGGTGCTCGACGCCGACGGCAACGCCGTCAGTTGCACCTACACGATCAACGGACTTTACGGCTCCGGCGCGGTGGCCGAGGGGACGGGCATCCTCCTCAACAACGAGATGGACGATTTTACGTCAAAACCCGGCACGCCCAACGCCTACGGCCTGATCCAGGGCGAGGCCAACAGCATCGGCCCCGGACGCCGGCCGCTGTCGTCGATGACACCGGTGATCGTCGTGCGCGAAGGCCGCGTGCGGATCGTGACGGGCAGCCCCGGCGGCTCGACGATCATCAACACGGTGCTGGAGGTCGTGACCAACCTGATCGACCACGGCATGACGCCGGCGGAGGCGGTGGCTGCGCCGCGGTTCAACCACCAGTGGATGCCGGATGCGATCTCGCACGAGGCCGGTCTGGCGCCGCCGGAGGTGCTGGCGGCGCTGCGCGCGAAGGGGCACACGCTGCGGATGCGCCGGCTGTACGCGAACGATGTGGCGCCAGCGGCGAGCACGCAGGGCAGCGCGGAGACGATCGTGGTCGATCCGGAAACAGGCCTGCGCACGGGCGTGGCCGACGGCCGCCGTCCGGGCGGCGCGGCGGTGGCGGAATAG
- a CDS encoding LuxR family transcriptional regulator, producing MTAPVATAGRRFVLIDDTATLRELLKDELARRFPGSTVLDFEDGKDGLAACIANPPDLLIVDLYLRDTDGRDIVRELRKRAIRIKVIVLTAHPDAGLPAELVGLGVAGFVDKNSPLDQIERAVQRVLEGGMFFSAAVPPPVPSHDSAPDLPRVGPEVLSEREKEVVRAVARGFLSKEVADQLGLSTRTVEKHRSRILAKLGLRDVPSLVRWCLRNGLG from the coding sequence ATGACTGCTCCCGTCGCAACCGCAGGCAGACGTTTTGTGCTGATCGACGATACCGCGACCTTGCGCGAATTGCTGAAGGACGAACTCGCGCGCCGGTTCCCCGGATCGACGGTACTGGATTTCGAGGACGGCAAGGACGGGCTCGCGGCCTGCATCGCGAATCCGCCCGATCTGCTCATTGTGGATCTCTACCTGCGCGACACGGACGGCCGCGACATCGTGCGCGAACTGCGCAAGCGGGCCATCCGCATCAAGGTCATCGTGCTCACGGCGCATCCGGACGCCGGGCTGCCGGCCGAACTGGTGGGGCTGGGGGTGGCGGGGTTTGTGGACAAAAACTCGCCCCTCGACCAGATCGAGCGCGCCGTGCAGCGGGTGCTCGAGGGCGGCATGTTTTTTTCGGCCGCGGTGCCGCCGCCGGTGCCGTCGCACGACAGCGCGCCGGACTTGCCCCGGGTGGGGCCCGAGGTGCTTTCGGAGCGGGAAAAAGAGGTGGTGCGCGCGGTGGCCCGCGGATTTTTGTCGAAGGAGGTCGCCGACCAGCTCGGCCTGAGCACGCGCACGGTGGAAAAACACCGTTCGCGCATCCTCGCCAAACTCGGGCTGCGCGATGTGCCGTCGCTGGTGCGCTGGTGCCTGCGCAACGGGCTGGGCTGA
- a CDS encoding gamma-glutamyltransferase encodes MQRGYVHARALFFALVFLLAAVARPMAAPMPVQVAEGKHGMVAAGHPDATAAGLAMLQAGGNAIDAAAAVAFALGVTEPYGSGLGGKLMLVYREARSGKVYVVEALDAAPAGLDEKAFRATPLAQRQGGALSVGVPGLTAGVLAAHGRWGARPRVDVMAPAIRLAREGFEVRAAQVKFFRAQEAKLRANPEAAAFYLPDGRTPETGQKLRNEDLARTMEVIAARGADGFYRGPVAEKIVAALRAQGSAMRVEDFARYQARTVEPLAVRFHGVDIYSAPPPVSGGGVYLLTLAALGDERLPGKSVLEPAAMDRVMRLYLEADARGRAVLGDREDSRSRWQQLLAPAMLAEIRRQAAPKTRVALEPAAPETDEAMAAETTHFVVMDAEGNVVSATQSQSNHFGSGLVAPGTGVVLNNSLSNFNTTRGNPNEAMAGRRPRTTIAPTIFVKAGRPVAALGVPGGSRIPSAMVQVTLDYLAYGRPLDEAIGAPRFHPVTRRGGSAESRFETERETDYVVAEALRSRFGWRDGTEGTTESFGGFTAVELLPDGGKRGFADQRRSNTAMGY; translated from the coding sequence ATGCAACGCGGATATGTCCACGCCCGAGCCCTGTTTTTCGCCCTCGTGTTCCTGCTGGCGGCGGTCGCCCGCCCGATGGCGGCTCCGATGCCGGTGCAGGTGGCGGAGGGAAAACACGGGATGGTGGCGGCCGGGCATCCCGATGCGACGGCGGCGGGGCTGGCAATGTTGCAGGCGGGCGGCAACGCCATCGACGCGGCGGCCGCGGTGGCGTTTGCGCTGGGCGTGACGGAGCCCTACGGCTCGGGCCTCGGAGGCAAGCTGATGCTGGTGTACCGGGAGGCACGTTCGGGCAAGGTTTACGTGGTGGAGGCGCTGGACGCCGCGCCGGCGGGGCTGGACGAAAAGGCGTTCCGGGCCACGCCGCTGGCGCAGCGTCAGGGAGGAGCCCTTTCGGTGGGAGTGCCGGGGTTGACGGCGGGCGTGCTGGCGGCGCACGGGCGCTGGGGGGCGCGGCCGCGGGTGGACGTGATGGCGCCGGCGATCCGGCTGGCGCGGGAAGGGTTCGAGGTGCGGGCGGCGCAGGTGAAGTTTTTCCGGGCGCAGGAGGCGAAGCTGCGGGCGAATCCGGAGGCGGCGGCGTTCTACCTGCCGGACGGCCGGACGCCGGAGACCGGGCAAAAGCTGCGCAACGAGGACCTGGCGCGGACGATGGAGGTGATCGCGGCGCGCGGCGCGGACGGATTTTACCGGGGGCCGGTGGCGGAAAAAATCGTGGCGGCCTTGCGCGCGCAGGGCAGTGCGATGCGCGTGGAGGATTTTGCGCGCTACCAGGCGCGGACGGTCGAGCCGCTGGCGGTGCGGTTTCACGGGGTGGATATTTATTCCGCCCCGCCGCCGGTCTCGGGCGGCGGGGTCTACCTGCTGACGCTGGCGGCGCTGGGCGACGAGCGCCTGCCGGGCAAGTCGGTGCTGGAGCCGGCGGCGATGGACCGGGTGATGCGGCTCTACCTGGAGGCCGATGCGCGCGGGCGCGCCGTGCTGGGCGACCGGGAGGATTCGCGGTCGCGCTGGCAGCAGTTGCTGGCGCCGGCGATGCTGGCGGAAATCCGCCGGCAGGCGGCGCCGAAGACGCGGGTGGCGCTGGAGCCCGCCGCGCCGGAGACCGACGAGGCGATGGCGGCCGAGACCACGCACTTCGTGGTGATGGACGCGGAGGGCAACGTGGTCAGCGCCACGCAGTCGCAGAGCAACCACTTCGGTTCGGGCCTCGTGGCGCCGGGCACGGGCGTGGTGCTCAACAACAGTCTTTCCAATTTCAATACCACGCGCGGCAACCCCAACGAGGCGATGGCGGGGCGGCGTCCGCGCACGACGATCGCTCCGACGATTTTCGTGAAGGCCGGCCGGCCGGTGGCGGCGCTCGGGGTGCCGGGCGGCAGCCGCATCCCCAGCGCGATGGTGCAGGTGACGCTGGACTATCTGGCCTACGGGCGTCCGCTGGACGAGGCGATCGGCGCGCCGCGGTTTCATCCGGTGACGCGGCGCGGCGGATCGGCGGAGAGCCGTTTCGAGACCGAGCGCGAGACCGACTACGTGGTGGCGGAGGCACTCCGGAGCCGGTTCGGCTGGCGCGACGGCACGGAGGGGACGACGGAGTCCTTTGGCGGCTTCACTGCGGTGGAGCTGTTGCCCGACGGCGGCAAGCGCGGCTTCGCCGACCAGCGGCGTTCGAACACGGCGATGGGGTATTGA
- a CDS encoding N-terminal cleavage protein, with translation MKTAIRPAATRASKSAFTLIELLTVIAIIGILAAIIIPTVSSVRASARQAVCASNLRQIATAVITYANDNRGILPGNLTSEGDYGTINRGIIPPGAKSDGKTIDVIVSKETDNAQLSGVLNHYLDAGKSMGIWRCLGNEAGYRASTTGVTYLCNNQVDTSPTYFFGASGKSPKRLDGGLMADATSGVTELTRIWMLCDADSINYGGYSGYPDAGASNEVLPAHKGGRNYAFFDGHVESRKLDNLPVNP, from the coding sequence ATGAAAACAGCCATTCGTCCCGCTGCCACGCGCGCATCGAAGTCCGCCTTTACGCTCATCGAGCTTCTCACCGTCATCGCCATCATCGGCATCCTCGCCGCCATCATCATTCCCACTGTCAGCTCGGTGCGCGCTTCCGCCCGCCAGGCCGTCTGCGCTTCCAACTTGCGGCAGATTGCCACCGCTGTCATCACCTACGCCAACGACAATCGAGGAATCCTTCCCGGAAACCTCACCAGCGAAGGTGATTACGGTACGATTAATCGCGGCATCATTCCTCCCGGGGCCAAATCGGACGGCAAAACCATCGATGTTATTGTCAGCAAGGAAACGGACAATGCCCAGCTCAGCGGTGTCCTCAATCACTACCTGGATGCCGGCAAGTCCATGGGCATCTGGCGCTGCCTCGGCAATGAAGCCGGCTACCGGGCAAGCACCACCGGGGTCACCTACCTTTGTAACAATCAGGTTGATACATCGCCCACTTATTTCTTCGGCGCCTCCGGGAAATCTCCCAAGCGGCTGGATGGAGGTCTCATGGCCGATGCCACATCCGGCGTGACCGAGCTAACCCGGATATGGATGCTGTGTGATGCCGACAGCATCAACTATGGAGGCTATTCGGGCTACCCGGATGCAGGCGCCTCCAATGAGGTTCTCCCTGCTCACAAAGGTGGCCGCAACTACGCCTTCTTCGACGGCCATGTGGAATCGCGCAAGCTCGACAACCTTCCCGTCAATCCCTGA
- a CDS encoding ATP-binding protein, producing MPSLATVPARLLAAVLFAAGCLFAADPVELSALDDDEAAEASTGDPGDAAPDLSSRLNEAAAARVRGDYRQAFDLSRAGIARAEQEKNTRLLAGFLYVLARTHWSVGDYPAAIETCHRLLPLAETLDDPDLLSRAHATLGVTYTSARQFDAAERHFTDALAAAERLGEPARIAWVLNNAGNNRLARRDYPGALALHSRALALRESAGDALGAADSLTNIGTIALATGDPSAALANYERALATYRQHDETRRIAGGHRRVAAALRRLGRVDEAVQHLRTALALAGPLGSQAVLAEIYRELARSHESLGELRSALLYQRRYAEAREALLDEQTRLRVAELNARYQSERREHEIEMLRRDQETAAAEIRRRRLQITFLAVALAVGLGLAAGLVALQRARLKAERAARAAHEHARAEAERAARLKSRLLQIASHDLKAPLAALGASARRIEQKPGETAAVADLARHIRTDALRMGGLVREFLDSAAIEAGRLQLHRVPVDLETHARDTVENFTPLAEAKRQRLSLITAAEPLPPVLADAGRLRQILDNLVANALKFTPSGGRVDLSLGRSGRWVYAEVKDTGPGLTPEDFARMFRPFQPLSAEPTASEDSSGLGLFIARELVSMHDGMLEVEGQPGQGALFRVLLPLAEPPAPEGSGGSL from the coding sequence ATGCCTTCGCTCGCCACCGTTCCCGCCCGGCTCCTCGCTGCCGTCCTCTTTGCCGCCGGTTGCCTGTTCGCGGCCGATCCGGTCGAGTTGTCCGCCCTCGACGACGACGAAGCTGCCGAGGCGTCCACGGGCGATCCCGGCGACGCCGCTCCCGATCTCTCTTCCCGCCTGAACGAAGCCGCCGCCGCCCGCGTGCGCGGCGACTACCGCCAGGCCTTCGACCTCTCCCGCGCAGGCATCGCCCGCGCCGAACAGGAAAAAAACACCCGCCTCCTCGCCGGCTTCCTCTACGTCCTCGCCCGCACCCACTGGAGCGTGGGCGACTACCCGGCCGCCATCGAGACCTGCCACCGCCTCCTGCCTCTCGCCGAAACGCTCGACGACCCCGACCTCCTCTCCCGCGCCCATGCCACGCTCGGCGTCACCTACACCAGCGCCCGCCAGTTCGACGCCGCCGAACGCCACTTCACCGACGCCCTCGCCGCCGCCGAACGCCTCGGCGAGCCCGCCCGCATCGCCTGGGTGCTCAACAACGCCGGCAACAACCGCCTCGCCCGCCGCGACTACCCCGGCGCTCTCGCCCTCCACTCCCGCGCCCTCGCCCTCCGCGAATCCGCCGGCGACGCCCTCGGCGCGGCCGATTCCCTCACCAACATCGGCACCATCGCCCTCGCCACCGGCGATCCCTCCGCCGCCCTCGCCAACTACGAGCGAGCCCTCGCCACCTACCGGCAGCACGACGAGACGCGGCGCATCGCCGGCGGCCACCGCCGCGTCGCCGCCGCCCTCCGCCGCCTCGGCCGTGTGGACGAGGCCGTGCAACATCTCCGCACCGCCCTCGCGCTCGCCGGGCCTCTCGGCAGCCAGGCCGTCCTCGCCGAGATCTACCGCGAACTCGCCCGCTCCCACGAATCCCTCGGCGAACTCCGCTCCGCGCTCCTCTACCAGCGCCGCTATGCCGAGGCCCGCGAAGCCCTGCTCGACGAACAGACGCGCCTGCGCGTCGCCGAGCTCAACGCCCGTTACCAGAGCGAACGCCGCGAGCACGAGATCGAGATGCTCCGCCGCGACCAGGAAACCGCCGCCGCCGAAATCCGCCGACGCCGCCTCCAGATCACGTTTCTCGCCGTCGCGCTGGCCGTCGGTCTCGGCCTCGCCGCCGGTCTCGTCGCCCTCCAGCGCGCCCGCCTCAAGGCCGAGCGCGCCGCCCGCGCCGCCCACGAACACGCCCGCGCCGAGGCCGAGCGCGCCGCCCGCCTCAAGTCGCGCCTGCTCCAGATCGCCTCGCACGACCTGAAGGCTCCCCTCGCCGCCCTCGGCGCCTCCGCCCGCCGGATCGAACAAAAACCCGGCGAGACCGCCGCCGTGGCCGATCTCGCCCGCCACATCCGCACCGACGCGCTCCGCATGGGCGGGCTCGTCCGCGAATTTCTCGATTCCGCCGCGATCGAGGCCGGCCGGCTCCAGCTTCACCGCGTCCCGGTCGATCTCGAAACCCACGCCCGCGACACCGTCGAAAATTTCACGCCGCTGGCCGAAGCCAAGCGGCAGCGCCTGAGCCTGATCACCGCCGCCGAGCCGCTCCCGCCCGTCCTCGCCGACGCCGGCCGCCTGCGCCAGATTCTGGACAACCTGGTAGCCAACGCCCTCAAGTTCACGCCGTCCGGCGGCCGCGTCGATCTCTCCCTCGGGCGTTCCGGCCGCTGGGTGTATGCGGAAGTGAAGGATACCGGCCCCGGGCTCACGCCGGAGGATTTTGCGCGGATGTTCCGTCCGTTTCAGCCGCTCTCCGCCGAGCCCACGGCGAGCGAGGATTCCAGCGGTCTCGGCCTCTTTATCGCGCGCGAACTGGTTTCGATGCACGACGGCATGCTCGAGGTCGAGGGCCAGCCCGGCCAGGGCGCGCTGTTCCGCGTCCTCCTGCCGCTCGCGGAGCCCCCCGCTCCCGAGGGGAGCGGGGGGAGTTTGTAG
- a CDS encoding autotransporter codes for MKYSHLTAAVLVTGLSCGFLNAQTTLNWSGGSGGGNANMSGTGNWTEGISPGADTDLVIATRNGSGTIPTLLTGADYTIRSISFDNAAGRYGPDGLRIGPTTASSASTRTLTFGTADITIISATNEATVTFWRYNTSSTLTINLGYTGYGGINIDSTSSVTFSTASITGTGGIEKTGTGTLVLGTTNTFTGGLTISEGVVSIDNAANLGSTASVNTNGVIINGGTLQVTGGTTASFANRGWRVGAQGGTLEVAEDVTFRILGSMRNVSGEDGVLVKTGAGTLSLENTSTGTSGYAHTGGTVVSAGTLLLNAGVTLGRDEGAGVTVASGATLAGSGTVAGDSVLADGAIVDIGTYSAGVLSDAIGTLAFTGNLSVGDASFFFDLATTGASDLVQLAAGAVLDIGSGVFDLDNLQLTALAGFDDGIYTLFSTSETIVGTLGDTLTGTLDGRDVVLALGSNGTSLVLRVGAIPEPATFAALAGLALFGLAFFLRRHPARRS; via the coding sequence ATGAAATACAGCCATCTCACCGCCGCCGTCCTCGTCACGGGGCTTTCCTGCGGTTTCCTCAACGCCCAGACCACGCTCAACTGGAGCGGCGGCAGCGGCGGCGGTAACGCCAACATGTCCGGCACCGGTAACTGGACGGAAGGTATCAGTCCCGGCGCCGATACCGATCTCGTCATCGCCACTCGCAACGGGAGCGGTACCATTCCGACCCTCCTGACAGGCGCCGATTACACAATCCGCTCCATCTCCTTCGACAATGCTGCCGGTCGTTACGGCCCGGACGGTCTCCGCATCGGGCCGACCACGGCTTCCTCCGCGTCCACCCGTACGCTGACTTTCGGCACCGCTGACATCACTATCATCTCCGCCACCAACGAAGCCACGGTTACTTTCTGGCGGTATAACACCAGTTCGACCCTGACCATCAATCTGGGCTACACCGGCTACGGCGGCATCAACATCGACTCCACCTCCAGCGTCACCTTCAGCACCGCCTCCATCACGGGTACCGGCGGTATCGAAAAGACCGGAACCGGCACCCTCGTCCTCGGCACGACGAACACCTTCACCGGCGGGCTCACCATTTCCGAAGGCGTGGTCTCGATCGACAATGCCGCCAACCTCGGCTCCACGGCATCGGTCAACACCAACGGCGTGATCATCAACGGCGGCACCTTGCAGGTTACCGGTGGCACCACCGCTTCCTTTGCCAATCGTGGCTGGCGAGTTGGCGCACAGGGAGGGACCCTCGAAGTCGCGGAAGACGTGACCTTCCGCATCCTCGGCTCCATGCGCAATGTCTCGGGTGAAGACGGCGTTCTCGTCAAAACCGGCGCGGGCACCCTCTCGCTCGAAAACACCAGCACCGGCACTTCCGGGTATGCCCATACCGGCGGCACCGTCGTTTCCGCCGGCACGCTCCTCCTCAATGCCGGCGTCACCCTCGGGCGTGACGAGGGCGCCGGCGTCACCGTCGCCTCCGGCGCCACCCTTGCCGGCAGCGGCACGGTCGCCGGCGATTCCGTCCTGGCAGACGGCGCCATCGTCGACATCGGCACATACAGCGCCGGTGTCCTGTCCGACGCCATCGGCACCCTCGCCTTCACCGGCAACCTTTCCGTGGGCGACGCCTCCTTCTTCTTCGACCTCGCCACAACCGGCGCCAGCGACCTCGTGCAGCTCGCAGCCGGCGCCGTGCTCGACATCGGCAGCGGCGTCTTCGACCTCGACAACCTGCAACTCACCGCCCTCGCCGGTTTCGACGACGGCATTTATACCCTGTTCTCCACTTCCGAAACCATCGTCGGTACGCTCGGCGACACCCTCACCGGCACGCTCGACGGCCGCGACGTCGTCCTCGCTCTCGGCAGCAACGGCACCTCCCTCGTCCTTCGCGTCGGCGCCATTCCCGAGCCCGCCACCTTCGCCGCCCTCGCCGGCCTCGCTCTCTTCGGGCTGGCCTTCTTCCTTCGCCGCCATCCAGCGCGGCGGTCATAG
- a CDS encoding biofilm PGA synthesis protein PgaB, with the protein MKNCPARLLPLLASLVLASAPLAAQTDTDTDTDTTPPSINEGRIIVAPPAPRPLGIAVYTGPGAFASSIENMMVNIRAMPEARFTMLAPEQVGTTDLAAFDVIVFCGGSGSAQSKAIGDAGRANVRKFVENGGGYVGVCAGAYLACSGFDWGLGILNARTVSSKWRRGRGYMDVELSDAGRALFGPVKDTFKIRYANGPIIRPHNRTDLPAYEVVAWFRSEIAENGTPVGVMVNSPAQATTTFGKGRVFISSPHPENTPGVQAMIPRALYWAAGKDAP; encoded by the coding sequence ATGAAAAACTGTCCCGCCCGTCTCCTCCCGCTCCTCGCCAGCCTGGTTCTCGCGTCCGCCCCGCTGGCCGCGCAGACCGATACCGATACCGACACCGACACAACGCCCCCCTCCATCAACGAAGGCCGCATCATCGTCGCCCCGCCCGCGCCCCGCCCTCTCGGCATCGCCGTCTACACCGGTCCCGGCGCCTTCGCCTCCAGCATCGAAAACATGATGGTCAACATCCGCGCCATGCCCGAGGCCCGGTTTACGATGCTTGCCCCCGAACAGGTCGGCACCACCGACCTCGCCGCGTTCGACGTCATTGTCTTCTGCGGCGGCAGCGGCAGCGCCCAGTCCAAGGCCATCGGCGACGCCGGTCGCGCCAACGTGCGCAAGTTCGTCGAAAACGGCGGCGGCTACGTCGGCGTCTGCGCCGGCGCCTACCTCGCCTGCTCCGGCTTCGACTGGGGCCTCGGCATCCTCAACGCCCGCACCGTTTCCAGCAAGTGGCGGCGCGGCCGCGGCTACATGGATGTGGAGCTTTCCGATGCCGGCCGGGCCCTTTTCGGGCCGGTGAAAGACACCTTCAAGATCCGTTATGCCAACGGGCCGATCATCCGCCCGCACAACCGGACCGATCTGCCCGCCTACGAGGTGGTTGCCTGGTTCCGCAGCGAGATCGCGGAAAACGGCACGCCGGTCGGCGTGATGGTCAATTCACCCGCCCAGGCTACGACCACGTTCGGCAAAGGGCGCGTTTTTATTTCCAGCCCGCATCCCGAAAACACACCCGGCGTGCAGGCCATGATCCCGCGCGCCCTTTACTGGGCAGCCGGCAAGGACGCGCCCTGA